In a genomic window of Brassica rapa cultivar Chiifu-401-42 chromosome A10, CAAS_Brap_v3.01, whole genome shotgun sequence:
- the LOC103833478 gene encoding uncharacterized protein LOC103833478 isoform X2, which translates to MAMESTNQQIVDATIEDAIYCHQCRHRRSDAVGTCVTKEGTKTCGLKFCPKCLLSRYGEIGEEVALNDNWVCPRCRKICNCSKCMKNKGEKPTGMLTATAKKNGCSNVSEFLKKEGSEKYFYRGKVKPENVIGQGNCAEGINDSTAGCSEENAAARTKPVLKEKEEFQLAEVKLPQGIQSITVSSVDLHPENAGSVLQFLEFCLTFREALGLRDGQAHSVVHEVLSERSTSQEHSMLTQTIIQLLTLILADRGEISVGISATDDRWFTILGECLAESEVKLDDFPPEMFHKGISEYAEMDSSQKLKLLNYLCDEALGISLMRNFIDNHENPKYVEKKKRAEEKLNAAEAKEKELYQKIKDDFSKTEADNNGVALTIEQRVAIISQMSAESDEVHFEKKKALEMQPKSQEYNDALRTNPVELEDNGLILWNLKSYNEEPTILLQDLGSYSDICPHEKWYSFSSEQKPQVEKYITFKRKKSLLEEKRKRKEKKRKTVFE; encoded by the exons ATGGCTATGGAAAGCACGAACCAGCAGATTGTTGACGCAACGATCGAAGACGCGATATATTGTCACCAA TGTCGTCACAGGAGATCGGATGCTGTTGGAACTTGCGTGACTAAGGAGGGAACCAAGACATGTGGGTTGAAGTTTTGTCCTAAGTGCCTGTTGAGCAG GTACGGAGAGATCGGGGAGGAGGTTGCGCTGAATGATAATTGGGTTTGTCCCAGATGTAGGAAAATTTGCAATTGTAGTAAGTGCAT GAAGAATAAAGGTGAGAAGCCTACTGGGATGTTGACAGCCACAGCTAAGAAAAATGGTTGCTCCAATGTCTCTGAGTTCCTCAAAAAAGAGGGTTCTGAAAAATACTTTTACAGGGGGAAGGTGAAACCG GAAAATGTTATTGGACAAGGGAATTGTGCTGAAGGGATAAATGATTCAACTGCTGGCTGCAGCGAGGAGAATGCTGCGGCAAGAACCAAACCCGTTCTCAAGGAGAAAGAGGAGTTTCAGCTTGCGGAGGTTAAGCTACCACAGGGAATCCAATCAATCACTGTTTCAAGTGTTGACTTGCACCCTGAAAATGCTGGAAGTGTGCTTCAGTTTTTAGAGTTCTGTTTAACGTTTAGAGAG GCTCTGGGTTTGAGGGACGGGCAAGCTCATTCGGTTGTACATGAGGTTCTATCTGAAAGAAGCACGAGCCAAGAGCATTCTATGCTTACCCAGACGATAATCCAGTTACTGACTCTTATACTAGCAGACAGAGGAGAAAT aTCGGTTGGCATTAGTGCCACTGATGATAGGTGGTTCACTATTCTTGGAGAGTGTCTTGCGGAATCAGAAGTTAAGCTTGATGACTTCCCTCCTGAGATGTTTCATAAAGGCATTTCTGAGTATGCGGAGATGGATTCATCACAAAAGCTTAAGCTTTTGAATTATTTATGCGATGAAGCGCTTGGCATATC GCTGATGAGGAATTTCATCGATAACCATGAAAACCCTAAATAtgttgaaaagaaaaagagagcaGAAGAAAAGTTGAATGCAGCAGAAGCTAAG GAGAAAGAACTGTATCAGAAGATAAAAGATGATTTTTCCAAAACTGAAGCAGATAATAATGGGGTTGCATTAACAATCGAACAACGGGTTGCAATTATATCGCAAATGTCTGCTGAATCTGACGAAGttcattttgaaaagaaaaaggcATTAGAAATGCAACCTAAAA GTCAAGAATATAACGATGCTCTTAGAACCAACCCTGTTGAACTGGAAGACAATGGTCTTATTCTCTGGAATTTGAAGTCGTACAATGAAGAACCAACCATTTTGCTTCAAG ATTTGGGAAGCTATAGTGACATATGTCCTCATGAAAAATGGTATTCTTTTAGCTCCGAGCAGAAACCACAGGTTGAAAAGTACATCACTTTCAAAAG GAAGAAAAGTCTtctagaagagaagagaaagaggaaggagaagaagaggaagactgTCTTTGAGTAG
- the LOC103832602 gene encoding homeobox-leucine zipper protein HDG7, whose protein sequence is MNGDFDISKGDDEFESDSFEAMSGDDDDKHEQRPKKKKKMSKYRRHTSYQIQELESFFKVCPHPNEKQRLELGSKLSLESKQIKFWFQNRRTQMKTQLERHENAILRQENEKLRVENGILKEAMRSPPTCNNCGGAATPGNVSHDQQQLRMENAKLKYELDKLCALANRFIGGSISLEQPSNGGVGSQDLSLGHGFTRGTSTFMDIAAVAMDELIRLAEVDNPLWTKCSKSERDSMKHDQYTSIFAGSKHPGFAAEGSRETGLVLINSSTLVETLMDTNRWAEMFECIVAVASTVEVISNGSGGSRNGALLLMQAEFQVMSPLVPIRQLKFLRYCKQHGDGLWAVVDVSYDVNRESQDLKSYGGLKRLPSGCIIQDIGNGCSKVTWIEHSEYEGSHIHPLYQQLLGSSVGLGATKWLATLQRRCESYTTLLSSQDQTGLPLAGTKSTLTLAQRMKRNFYSGITGSPIHKWEKLVAENVGQETRILTRKSLQPSGVVLSAATSMWLPVTQQRLFEFLCDSKCRNQWDILCNGASMENMLLIPQRQSEGRCVSLLQHAGKHQNESSMLILQETWSDASGALVVYAPVDVPSTNMVMSGGDSANVALLPSGFSISPDGSSSWSDQIDKNGGLVNHESKGCLLTVGFQILVNSVPTTKLNMESVQTVNNLIACTIHKIKAALSIPA, encoded by the exons ATGAATGGtgattttgatatttctaaaggAGATGATGAGTTTGAGAGTGATAGCTTCGAAGCAATGTCTGGCGATGATGATGATAAACATGAACAACGCcctaaaaagaagaagaagatgtcaaaGTACCGTAGACACACTTCTTACCAGATTCAAGAACTCGAATC TTTCTTCAAAGTGTGTCCTCATCCTAATGAGAAGCAAAGGCTTGAACTTGGAAGCAAACTTTCTTTGGAGAGTAAGCAAATCAAGTTTTGGTTTCAGAACAGAAGAACACAAATGAAG ACGCAACTAGAGAGGCATGAGAATGCGATTCTCAGACAAGAGAATGAAAAACTGCGTGTCGAAAACGGTATCCTCAAAGAAGCAATGAGAAGTCCTCCTACATGCAACAACTGTGGTGGAGCAGCTACACCAGGTAACGTCTCACATGATCAGCAGCAGCTTAGGATGGAGAACGCTAAGCTTAAGTACGAGCTCGATAAGCTTTGCGCTTTAGCAAACAGATTCATTGGCGGTTCTATCTCACTAGAGCAGCCTTCAAATGGTGGGGTTGGCTCACAGGATTTGTCTTTAGGACATGGTTTCACCAGAGGTACTTCGACCTTTATGGATATTGCCGCGGTGGCTATGGATGAGTTGATAAGGCTAGCTGAAGTGGATAAtcctttatggacaaaatgttCAAAGAGCGAGAGGGATTCAATGAAGCACGACCAGTATACAAGCATTTTTGCGGGAAGTAAACATCCAGGTTTTGCAGCTGAAGGTTCAAGAGAAACTGGTTTAGTTCTCATCAATAGCTCGACTCTAGTGGAGACTCTAATGGACACG AACCGATGGGCAGAGATGTTTGAGTGTATTGTAGCTGTTGCATCAACCGTTGAAGTGATATCTAACGGTAGTGGTGGATCTAGAAACGGCGCTCTTCTGTTG ATGCAAGCAGAGTTTCAAGTTATGTCTCCATTGGTTCCAATCAGACAATTAAAGTTTCTTAGATATTGCAAGCAACATGGAGATGGTTTATGGGCGGTCGTGGATGTTTCTTATGATGTAAACAGAGAAAGTCAGGACTTGAAGTCTTATGGTGGCTTAAAGAGGCTTCCCTCTGGATGCATCATACAAGACATAGGCAATGGTTGCTCCAAG GTGACGTGGATTGAACATTCAGAGTATGAAGGGAGTCATATCCATCCTCTTTACCAACAATTGCTCGGTTCTTCGGTTGGGTTAGGTGCAACCAAATGGCTTGCAACTCTGCAGAGACGATGTGAAAGCTACACAACCCTTTTGTCTTCTCAAGACCAAACAG GTTTGCCACTTGCTGGCACCAAGAGCACACTAACACTTGCACAGCGTATGAAGCGCAACTTCTATTCAGGCATAACTGGATCGCCCATCCACAAATGGGAGAAGCTTGTCGCTGAGAACGTAGGACAGGAGACAAGGATACTGACCAGGAAGAGCCTTCAGCCGTCTGGTGTTGTATTAAGCGCTGCAACGTCTATGTGGCTACCGGTGACTCAGCAGAGACTGTTTGAGTTTCTGTGTGATAGTAAATGCAGAAACCAGTGGGATATTTTGTGTAATGGTGCTTCAATGGAAAACATGCTTCTCATCCCACAAAGGCAAAGTGAAGGAAGATGCGTCTCTCTTCTTCAACATGCT GGAAAGCATCAAAATGAGAGCAGTATGCTAATCCTGCAAGAGACATGGAGTGATGCTTCCGGTGCGCTTGTGGTTTATGCACCCGTCGATGTGCCATCTACGAACATGGTAATGAGCGGTGGAGACTCAGCTAACGTTGCGCTTCTTCCATCAGGGTTCTCCATATCGCCTGATGGATCATCATCATGGTCTGATCAGATCGATAAAAATGGAGGTTTGGTGAACCATGAAAGCAAAGGATGTCTCCTGACAGTAGGGTTTCAGATCTTAGTGAACAGCGTACCGACCACAAAGCTCAACATGGAATCTGTTCAAACTGTTAACAACCTCATCGCTTGCACCATTCACAAGATCAAAGCCGCTCTTAGTATACCTGCTTAG
- the LOC103832612 gene encoding uncharacterized protein LOC103832612, giving the protein MLDHFGTYRNLILQTLLSLSLTLILYFLRIPIIFLYGLCTYIQPENLGQNSAGSGVRAAIRRPSNTDPNNELRRRNRSKDKSEFDETNAQIFRIKLDEDHLRSRMYFTDYNSLFVVSFLSLSSFLLQIYFSVDGKGLLFPLVLGFIALCKVFAALAKISFERSASKRSEKRLSFIFGALGFVFGIIISAGVFPRGLDFQLGSVDAFCCVLISFSMACIAGFLYMPAGRSARSFWVGTDQIRSNLSIISCGWFGRIILYVNYIVSVFTSLLWIHPLADILVKRSSNAGGLVGNVGFSTSDFGRFRVLCLLLSGLLQAMAVRPNLQMFLNEAVLSWYQRLHGSKTPDLEFSRAKMFLHNHYLCLVALQFVAPSVLVIIFLGLSQIDLGSFAVSQLVCGSLPCSEFVGQVGLLMSWWVLFVWSAFASASLVFYRRGVLYVS; this is encoded by the coding sequence ATGCTCGACCACTTCGGAACCTACAGGAACCTCATCCTCCAAACCCTGCTATCCCTCTCCTTAACCCTAATCCTCTACTTCCTCAGGATCCCGATCATCTTCCTCTACGGCCTCTGCACCTACATCCAACCCGAGAATCTCGGCCAGAACAGCGCCGGAAGTGGAGTCAGAGCCGCGATCCGACGTCCTTCAAACACAGACCCCAACAATGAactcagaagaagaaacagatCCAAGGACAAATCCGAATTCGACGAAACCAACGCCCAGATCTTCCGAATCAAGCTCGACGAAGACCACCTCAGATCCCGCATGTACTTCACCGACTACAACTCCCTCTTCGTTGTGTCCTTCCTATCTCTCTCCTCCTTCCTTCTCCAGATCTACTTCTCCGTAGATGGTAAGGGCCTTTTGTTCCCTCTTGTTCTCGGATTCATCGCCTTGTGCAAAGTCTTCGCTGCGTTAGCTAAGATCTCGTTCGAGAGATCTGCGTCCAAGCGATCCGAGAAGAGACTTAGCTTCATCTTCGGGGCGTTAGGCTTTGTCTTCGGGATTATTATTAGTGCTGGTGTGTTCCCTAGAGGGTTGGACTTTCAGTTAGGCTCCGTTGATGCCTTCTGCTGTGtactcatctccttctccatGGCGTGCATCGCTGGGTTCCTCTACATGCCTGCGGGGAGAAGCGCGAGGTCGTTTTGGGTTGGTACTGATCAGATTAGGAGTAATCTCTCTATCATATCTTGTGGATGGTTCGGTAGAATCATTCTTTATGTCAACTACATTGTCTCCGTTTTCACTTCGTTGCTTTGGATCCATCCTTTGGCTGACATTCTAGTGAAGAGAAGCAGCAATGCTGGTGGGTTGGTTGGTAATGTAGGCTTCTCGACTAGTGATTTCGGCAGGTTTCGTGTTCTGTGTTTGTTGCTGTCCGGTTTACTACAGGCTATGGCGGTTCGCCCTAACCTTCAGATGTTTTTGAACGAAGCGGTGTTATCTTGGTATCAGAGATTACATGGGAGTAAGACTCCTGATTTGGAGTTTAGCAGGGCGAAGATGTTTCTTCATAACCACTACTTGTGCCTAGTTGCTTTGCAGTTTGTGGCGCCGTCCGTTCTTGTAATCATCTTCCTAGGATTGTCTCAGATTGATCTAGGCTCATTTGCTGTTTCTCAACTGGTATGTGGTTCTTTGCCTTGCAGCGAGTTCGTTGGACAAGTTGGTTTGTTGATGTCTTGGTGGGTTCTTTTTGTTTGGTCGGCTTTTGCTTCTGCAAGTCTTGTTTTCTATCGACGTGGTGTCTTGTATGTTTCTTGA
- the LOC103833478 gene encoding uncharacterized protein LOC103833478 isoform X3 translates to MLTATAKKNGCSNVSEFLKKEGSEKYFYRGKVKPENVIGQGNCAEGINDSTAGCSEENAAARTKPVLKEKEEFQLAEVKLPQGIQSITVSSVDLHPENAGSVLQFLEFCLTFREALGLRDGQAHSVVHEVLSERSTSQEHSMLTQTIIQLLTLILADRGEISVGISATDDRWFTILGECLAESEVKLDDFPPEMFHKGISEYAEMDSSQKLKLLNYLCDEALGISYVIETYSYIHTYIYIRGLKCCDKFIRLMRNFIDNHENPKYVEKKKRAEEKLNAAEAKEKELYQKIKDDFSKTEADNNGVALTIEQRVAIISQMSAESDEVHFEKKKALEMQPKSQEYNDALRTNPVELEDNGLILWNLKSYNEEPTILLQDLGSYSDICPHEKWYSFSSEQKPQVEKYITFKRKKSLLEEKRKRKEKKRKTVFE, encoded by the exons ATGTTGACAGCCACAGCTAAGAAAAATGGTTGCTCCAATGTCTCTGAGTTCCTCAAAAAAGAGGGTTCTGAAAAATACTTTTACAGGGGGAAGGTGAAACCG GAAAATGTTATTGGACAAGGGAATTGTGCTGAAGGGATAAATGATTCAACTGCTGGCTGCAGCGAGGAGAATGCTGCGGCAAGAACCAAACCCGTTCTCAAGGAGAAAGAGGAGTTTCAGCTTGCGGAGGTTAAGCTACCACAGGGAATCCAATCAATCACTGTTTCAAGTGTTGACTTGCACCCTGAAAATGCTGGAAGTGTGCTTCAGTTTTTAGAGTTCTGTTTAACGTTTAGAGAG GCTCTGGGTTTGAGGGACGGGCAAGCTCATTCGGTTGTACATGAGGTTCTATCTGAAAGAAGCACGAGCCAAGAGCATTCTATGCTTACCCAGACGATAATCCAGTTACTGACTCTTATACTAGCAGACAGAGGAGAAAT aTCGGTTGGCATTAGTGCCACTGATGATAGGTGGTTCACTATTCTTGGAGAGTGTCTTGCGGAATCAGAAGTTAAGCTTGATGACTTCCCTCCTGAGATGTTTCATAAAGGCATTTCTGAGTATGCGGAGATGGATTCATCACAAAAGCTTAAGCTTTTGAATTATTTATGCGATGAAGCGCTTGGCATATCGTACGTTATAGAGACATattcatacatacatacatacatatatataagagGGCTTAAATGCTGTGATAAATTTATCAGGCTGATGAGGAATTTCATCGATAACCATGAAAACCCTAAATAtgttgaaaagaaaaagagagcaGAAGAAAAGTTGAATGCAGCAGAAGCTAAG GAGAAAGAACTGTATCAGAAGATAAAAGATGATTTTTCCAAAACTGAAGCAGATAATAATGGGGTTGCATTAACAATCGAACAACGGGTTGCAATTATATCGCAAATGTCTGCTGAATCTGACGAAGttcattttgaaaagaaaaaggcATTAGAAATGCAACCTAAAA GTCAAGAATATAACGATGCTCTTAGAACCAACCCTGTTGAACTGGAAGACAATGGTCTTATTCTCTGGAATTTGAAGTCGTACAATGAAGAACCAACCATTTTGCTTCAAG ATTTGGGAAGCTATAGTGACATATGTCCTCATGAAAAATGGTATTCTTTTAGCTCCGAGCAGAAACCACAGGTTGAAAAGTACATCACTTTCAAAAG GAAGAAAAGTCTtctagaagagaagagaaagaggaaggagaagaagaggaagactgTCTTTGAGTAG
- the LOC103833478 gene encoding uncharacterized protein LOC103833478 isoform X1, producing MAMESTNQQIVDATIEDAIYCHQCRHRRSDAVGTCVTKEGTKTCGLKFCPKCLLSRYGEIGEEVALNDNWVCPRCRKICNCSKCMKNKGEKPTGMLTATAKKNGCSNVSEFLKKEGSEKYFYRGKVKPENVIGQGNCAEGINDSTAGCSEENAAARTKPVLKEKEEFQLAEVKLPQGIQSITVSSVDLHPENAGSVLQFLEFCLTFREALGLRDGQAHSVVHEVLSERSTSQEHSMLTQTIIQLLTLILADRGEISVGISATDDRWFTILGECLAESEVKLDDFPPEMFHKGISEYAEMDSSQKLKLLNYLCDEALGISYVIETYSYIHTYIYIRGLKCCDKFIRLMRNFIDNHENPKYVEKKKRAEEKLNAAEAKEKELYQKIKDDFSKTEADNNGVALTIEQRVAIISQMSAESDEVHFEKKKALEMQPKSQEYNDALRTNPVELEDNGLILWNLKSYNEEPTILLQDLGSYSDICPHEKWYSFSSEQKPQVEKYITFKRKKSLLEEKRKRKEKKRKTVFE from the exons ATGGCTATGGAAAGCACGAACCAGCAGATTGTTGACGCAACGATCGAAGACGCGATATATTGTCACCAA TGTCGTCACAGGAGATCGGATGCTGTTGGAACTTGCGTGACTAAGGAGGGAACCAAGACATGTGGGTTGAAGTTTTGTCCTAAGTGCCTGTTGAGCAG GTACGGAGAGATCGGGGAGGAGGTTGCGCTGAATGATAATTGGGTTTGTCCCAGATGTAGGAAAATTTGCAATTGTAGTAAGTGCAT GAAGAATAAAGGTGAGAAGCCTACTGGGATGTTGACAGCCACAGCTAAGAAAAATGGTTGCTCCAATGTCTCTGAGTTCCTCAAAAAAGAGGGTTCTGAAAAATACTTTTACAGGGGGAAGGTGAAACCG GAAAATGTTATTGGACAAGGGAATTGTGCTGAAGGGATAAATGATTCAACTGCTGGCTGCAGCGAGGAGAATGCTGCGGCAAGAACCAAACCCGTTCTCAAGGAGAAAGAGGAGTTTCAGCTTGCGGAGGTTAAGCTACCACAGGGAATCCAATCAATCACTGTTTCAAGTGTTGACTTGCACCCTGAAAATGCTGGAAGTGTGCTTCAGTTTTTAGAGTTCTGTTTAACGTTTAGAGAG GCTCTGGGTTTGAGGGACGGGCAAGCTCATTCGGTTGTACATGAGGTTCTATCTGAAAGAAGCACGAGCCAAGAGCATTCTATGCTTACCCAGACGATAATCCAGTTACTGACTCTTATACTAGCAGACAGAGGAGAAAT aTCGGTTGGCATTAGTGCCACTGATGATAGGTGGTTCACTATTCTTGGAGAGTGTCTTGCGGAATCAGAAGTTAAGCTTGATGACTTCCCTCCTGAGATGTTTCATAAAGGCATTTCTGAGTATGCGGAGATGGATTCATCACAAAAGCTTAAGCTTTTGAATTATTTATGCGATGAAGCGCTTGGCATATCGTACGTTATAGAGACATattcatacatacatacatacatatatataagagGGCTTAAATGCTGTGATAAATTTATCAGGCTGATGAGGAATTTCATCGATAACCATGAAAACCCTAAATAtgttgaaaagaaaaagagagcaGAAGAAAAGTTGAATGCAGCAGAAGCTAAG GAGAAAGAACTGTATCAGAAGATAAAAGATGATTTTTCCAAAACTGAAGCAGATAATAATGGGGTTGCATTAACAATCGAACAACGGGTTGCAATTATATCGCAAATGTCTGCTGAATCTGACGAAGttcattttgaaaagaaaaaggcATTAGAAATGCAACCTAAAA GTCAAGAATATAACGATGCTCTTAGAACCAACCCTGTTGAACTGGAAGACAATGGTCTTATTCTCTGGAATTTGAAGTCGTACAATGAAGAACCAACCATTTTGCTTCAAG ATTTGGGAAGCTATAGTGACATATGTCCTCATGAAAAATGGTATTCTTTTAGCTCCGAGCAGAAACCACAGGTTGAAAAGTACATCACTTTCAAAAG GAAGAAAAGTCTtctagaagagaagagaaagaggaaggagaagaagaggaagactgTCTTTGAGTAG